The nucleotide window TCCGGCCGGAGAGCAGGCGACCGGTGCAGTGTCCGAGGATGTCGGTATGCGGGTTGCGGACCGCCGCCACCATGCGCCGGGTCATCGTCGCTGAGTCCATCCGCAGTTTGGAGTGGACGGAAGCGACCACCACGTCCACCCGCTCCAGCAGCTCCGGCTCCTGGTCGAGTGAGCCGTCCGCCAGGATGTCGCACTCGATCCCGGTCAGCAGCCTGAACGGGGCCCACCGCTCGTTGAGTCCGGCCACCTCGGCCAGTTGCAGGCGCAGCCGCTCCGGCGACAGTCCGTTGGCCACCGTCAGCCGTGGGGAGTGGTCGGTCAGAACCGCCCACTCGTGACCCAGCTCCCGCGCCGTGCGGCCCATGTCCTCGATCGGGCTTCCGCCGTCCGACCAGTCCGAATGTATGTGGCAGTCGCCCCGCAACAGGGCCCGGAGCTCTTCGCCGCCCTCCGTGAGCGGGCCGGCGGACTCCGCCTCCAGCCGGTCGAGATACTGCGGGACCGCTCCGCCCTGCGCCTCCCGGATCACCTGGGCCGTCTTCGGCCCGATTCCGTTCACCGACTCCAGCGACCCGTGCGTCACCAGCTCCGCGAGGTCGTCCGCGGGGATCGCCGCGATCGCGTCGGCCGCCCTGCGGAACGCCTTCACCCGGTAGGTCTCGGCCTGTGACCGCTCCAGAAGGAACGCGATCCGGCGCAGTGCGCTCACCGGCTCCATCAGCACCTCCGAGGACGGTCCCAGGGTCTGCACCCAGCTTCGCCGAGTCCCGCCCCGTCCGCACAGCGAGGGTGCGGACGGGGCGTGGGGCCAGCGGGGCTCAGCCGACGTGCTGGGCCTGCTCCTCCGCCTCCGGACGAGCCTGCTCCTCCGCCTCCGGACGCTCGAACTGGGTGCGGTACAGCTGCTCGTACCTGCCGCCCGCGGCCAGCAGCTCCGTATGGGTTCCGCGTTCGGCGATCCGGCCCTCCTCCACGACCAGGATCAGATCGGCGGCCCGTACCGTCGAGAGACGGTGGGCGATCACCACGGCGGTCCGCCCCTCCAGCGCCTCGGCGAGGGCTTCCTGCACAGCGGCTTCGGAGGTCGAGTCGAGGTGGGCCGTCGCCTCGTCGAGGATCACTACGCGCTGCCGGGCCAGCAGCAGCCGGGCGATGGTCAGCCGCTGCCGTTCCCCGCCCGAGAGCCGGTAACCGCGCTCGCCGACGACCGTGTCGAGCCCCTCGGGCAGTGAGGCGACCAGTCCGTCGAGCCGGGAACGGCGCAGGGCGTCCCAGATGTCGTCCTCGGTGGCGTCCGGCCGGGCGAGGAGCAGGTTGGCGCGGACCGATTCGTGGAAGAGGTGACCGTCCTGGGTGACCATGCCGAGCGTTTCGCGGATCGAGTCGGCGGTGAGGTCGCGTACGTCGACTCCGTTCAGCCGAACGGCCCCGGCGTCGGTGTCGTAGAGCCGGGGCAGCAGCTGCGCGATCGTGGACTTGCCCGCTCCGGAGGAACCGACCAGGGCGACCATCCGGCCGGGCTCGGCACGGAAGGAGACGTCGTGCAGGACCTCCGTGCCTTCGCGGGAGTCCAGCGTCGCCACGTCCTCCAGCGAGGCGAGGGAGACCTTGTCGGCGGAGGGGTAGCCGAAGGAGACCCCGTCGAACTCCACGGACACCGGTCCGTCCGGCACCCTGCGGGCGTCGGGCTTCTCGTCGATCAGCGGCTTCAGATCCAGGATCTCGAAGACCCGCTCGAAGCTGACCAGGGCGCTCATCACCTCGACGCGGGCCCCGGCCAGAGCGGTCAGGGGCGCGTAGAGCCGGGTCAGCAGCAGCGCGAGGGCGACGATCGCACCCGGGTCGAGGGAGCCGCGCAGCGCGTAGTACCCGCCGAGCCCGTAGACCAGGGCGAGGGCCAGGGCGGACACGAGGGTCAGCGCGGTGATGAAGGTGGACTGCGCCATGGCCGTGCGGACGCCGATGTCACGCACCCGGCCGGCGCGCTCGGCGAACGCCGCCGACTCGTCGGCGGGGCGTCCGAAGAGTTTCACGAGGGTGGCGCCCGGCGCGGAGAAGCGCTCGGTCATCTGTGTGCCCATGGCGGCGTTGTGGTGCGCGGCCTCGCGCTGGAGCCCGGCCATCCTGGAGCCCATCCGGCGGGCCGGGACGACGAACACCGGCAGCAGGACGAGCGCGAGCAGGGTGATCTGCCAGGAGATGCTCAGCATGACCGCGAGGGTCAGCAGCAGCGTGACCAGGTTGGAGACGACGCCGGACAGCGTGTTGCTGAAAGCCCGCTGCGCGCCGATGACGTCGTTGTTGAGCCGGCTGACGAGCGCACCGGTCCGGGTCCGGGTGAAGAAGGCGATCGGCATCCGCTGCACATGGTCGAAGACCGCCGTACGCAGATCGAGGATCAGCCCCTCGCCGAGTCCGGCCGACAGCCACCGGGTGAGCAGCCCGAGGGCCGCCTCCGCCACGGCGATGACCGCGATGAGCGCCGCGAGCCGGGTGACCACGCCGGTGTCCTTGCCCTGGATGATCGCGTCGACGACGCTTCCCGCCAGGACGGGCGTGGCGACCGCCAGGAGGGCGGTGAGCACGCTGAGTGCCAGGAAGCGGTAGATCCGCCGCCGGTGCGGGCGGGCGAAGGCGGCGATGCGGCGCAGGGTCGCCCGGGAGAAGGGCCGCCGGTCCTGCTGTGCGGTCATCGCGCTGTGCAGCGATGACCACGCGGTCATTTCCATGCTCATGAGGTCTCTCCGGATGATGTGGTGCGGCGCGGGGGTGCCCGTCGGCCGGTGCGGCCCGGGGCGGTGCGTACAGAACGCTAAGACCTAAAGCAAGCTTGAGGTCAACCGTTCCGCCGGGTTGGCCCATGAGGCGGTACGCGGCGCGCCGTCCGAAGTGCCCGCGCCGGGCCCCTGACCACCTCTGATACGGACAGGACGGGCAGGCGCAGGGGGGTGCCGTGCATCCGGAGGCATCGGGGAGTGTCAGGATGGCTTCATGACAATCAAGACCTACTTCGACATCACCATCGACGGCAAGCCCGCCGGGCGGATCGTCTTCAACCTCTTCGACGACATCGCGCCCAAGACGGTTGAGAACTTCCGTGCCCTGTGCACGGGCGAGCAGGGCTTCGGCTACGCCGGATCGCCGTTCCACCGTGTCATCCCGGACTTCATGCTCCAGGGCGGCGACTTCACCCGCCAGAACGGCACCGGCGGCAAGAGCATCTACGGCGAGAAGTTCGCCGACGAGAACTTCACGCTCAAGCACACTAAGCCGGGCCTGCTGTCGATGGCCAACGCGGGCCCGAACAGCAACGGTTCGCAGTTCTTCATCACCACCGTGGTGACGCCGTGGCTCGACGGCAAGCACGTCGTCTTCGGCGAGGTCGCCGACGACGCCAGCATGGAGCTCGTCCGCAAGATCGAGTCGTACGGCTCGCGCAGCGGTGACACCAAGGCCGCGATCGCCGTCTCCGAGTCCGGTCAGCTCTGATCCGTTCTCCGTGACACCTGTTCGTCCCCGAGCGCCCCGGCCGTGAATCCACCGCCGGGGCGCTCCGGTGCGTACGGCCCCGGGCGCGCCCGGGATGCGTACGGCCCATGGAGCCGTAGCGTTGCCGAGCGAGACCCTTCGCTCGATTCCTGGCCGGGGTGACGAGATGTGCTGGAGCGCGACGGCCGATCTGGTGGCGGGTGCGGGCATCGTGACGATCGGCGTCACCACCGTGGCACTCTCCCGCCGCGTCCGCGATCTGCCCCTCGCCGCGCTCCCGCTGCTGCTCGGCGCCCATCAGATCGTCGAGTCCGAGGTGTGGCGCTCCGGCGGCGGAGCGGGTGCTGCCACCGTCGTCTGGGCGGTAGTCGCACTCCCCCTGCTGGCCCTGTGGGTGCCGGCCGGAGTGCTGTGCGCGGCCCCGGCCGGGGCCCGAGCGCGACTGGCGGTGCCGCTCACGGCCGGGGTGCTGACCGCCGCGCTCCTCTCGTACAGCCTGGCCACCCGCCCCGTGACGGCCGAGGTCCGCGGCCACACTCTCGGCTACGCCCTCGACCTGCCGCACTCGACGCTGCTGCTCACCGGCTACCTACTGGCCACGGTCGGCTCACTGCTCCTGTCGGCCGACCGGTGGCTCCAGGTGCTGGGGCTGCTCGTCGCCGTCGGCGCGGCGGTCTGCGCGGCGCTGTGGCGACTGGAGTTCATCTCGACCTGGTGCGCGTTCGCGGCGGTCTGCTCGGTCGTCCTGCTCGGCTGGTCCCGACGGGGTCCCCCGGAGACGAGCGCGCCCGCCGGCTCCGCCCCGGCGGGCTGACCACCGGAACCGGACCGTCGCGCGACTGGCATGATCAAGGGCATGGACGAGAGCATCATCGCCGCGTGTGACGGGGCGTCGAAGGGTAATCCCGGGCCTGCGGCCTGGGCATGGGTCGTGGCCGACGCGCAGGGGCGGCCGGAGCGCTGGGAAGCCGGGCCGCTCGGGACCGCCACCAACAACGTCGCCGAGCTGACCGCCCTGGCGGAGCTGCTGGAGTCCACCGATCCGGCCGTGCCGGCCGAGGTGCGAATGGACTCGCAGTACGCGATGAACGCGGTGACGAAATGGCTGCCGGGGTGGAAGCGCAACGGCTGGAAGACCTCGGGCGGCAAGCCCGTCGCCAACCAGGAACTGGTGACGCGCATCGACGCACTGCTCAGCGGGCGCAGCGTGACCTTCCGGTACGTCCCCGCGCACCAGGTGGACGGCGACCCGCTCAACGCGGTCGCCGACCAGGCCGCCAGCGTGGCCGCCGTGACTCAGCAGGCCGCCGGAACCGCCCACGGCACAGCCGGACTGCCGGTGCCCGCTCCCGCCCGGTCGACGAAGGTCCGTACCGACGGGGGGAAGGCGGCGGGCAGCAGGGCGGCAGGTGAGAAGGGCGCCGCGCGCACCGGAACGATCCGGGCGAAGTTCGCCGGACGGTGCCACTGCGGGAAGCCGTACGCGGCGAAGGACATCATCGCGAAGAACCCGAACGGCTGGGGTCACCCGGAGTGCCGGACCGCGCCCGCACAGAACGGCGCGGCCGTCGCGCGGTGAGTGACGGGGAGCCCGGGGGCCCGCGTGAAGCCCGGCTCCGTCAGATGTCGGCCCAGACCAGACGGCCCGCCACGCCCGCGTTCGTGCCCCAGCGGGCGGCCAGCGCGTCCACGAGCAGGAGGCCCCTGCCGTCCTCCGGCAGCTCCTCCGGACCGGGGCACCCGCACGGGGCCGTGACCAGGTCCCCCGGTGGGGTGGGGGAGGGAATGCGGCCCCTGCCGCGGTTCCACACACAAATGCGGACCCCGCTGTGCGAGCGCAGGAGCCGGCACCGGATGCGGCGGCTGTTGGTGTGCTGGACGACGTTGGCGACCAGTTCGGTCATCACCAGGGCTGCGGCGTCGATGCGGTCACCGGGTTCGCCCCACTCCCGCATCGCCTCCTGAACCCGGCGCCGGCACTCCGGCACACCTTGGGGGACGCGGGGTACCCACCAGCTCTGTGCACGCCTGCTGCCCGCGTCCAGGGGCGTCTGCATCGTGCACGTGTCTATTTCCGACATGTAGGTACTCTCGACGCAAAGGGCATACTTTGCAAGCGACAGAATGTGCCACGCTCCGCGTCGGGGCCATGGAGGAAGGTACGAGCATGCGACCTCGGTCCGGTCCCACAGTGGAACATCGCATCCTCGCCGTCCGGCTCCGGCTGCTGCGGGAACGAGCGGGCGTGAGCCTGGCCGCCGCGGCGCAGGCGTTGCAAGCCCACCCGGCGACCGTACGCCGCATCGAACGGGCCGAGACGGGTCTGGACGCACGCCAGGTGCGCGTTCTCCTCGACCGCTACGGGGTCCCGGCTGCCGATGCCGAGCCGATCATCGCGGGCCTGGGCGCCGCCAGCCTGCCGGGCTGGTGGCATCAGTGGCGCGACGCGATGGAGCCCTGGCAGCAGGAAGTCATCGGCATGGAGTCCTCCGCCGGGCTTGTACGGACCTGGCACCCCGGGCTCGTACCCGAGCTGCTGCGCACCCCTGCCTACGCGGCGGCCCTGGACCGCGTGCTGCACCCCGACGGCGATCCGGCCCGGCGCGAGCGCCGCGTCGAGCTGCTGCGGGAGCGGCAGCGCCGCCTGTCCAGCCGGGGTGCCCGCCTTTGGGCCCTGATCCCGGCCGCCGCACTCCACACCAGGGTCGGTGACCAGCGGGTGATGGACGAGCAGCGGGAGGCGCTGGCCGAGGCCGTGCACAGCCCGCACGTCACCGTGCAGGTGGTACCGCTCGATCACCCTCCGCACCCGCTGACCGGCGTTCCGCCCCTGCACCTGCTCCGGGTGTCCGCCCCGGAGATCGGGGACCGGGCGATCCTGGAGACTCCCGGAGTCCGCGTCGACATCGTCGACGATCCGGACGCGGTGATGAACCACAGCATGCGGATCGACGCGGCCTGCGCCGCCGCACCCCGCCCGGGCACGCCGTTCCCCGTGCTCTGACCGGTCCGAAGGCTCCGCCGGGGATGCGGCGCGCGCCGGTTACGGCCGGCGTGGGGGAGTGGTGCA belongs to Streptomyces finlayi and includes:
- a CDS encoding PHP domain-containing protein; this encodes MEPVSALRRIAFLLERSQAETYRVKAFRRAADAIAAIPADDLAELVTHGSLESVNGIGPKTAQVIREAQGGAVPQYLDRLEAESAGPLTEGGEELRALLRGDCHIHSDWSDGGSPIEDMGRTARELGHEWAVLTDHSPRLTVANGLSPERLRLQLAEVAGLNERWAPFRLLTGIECDILADGSLDQEPELLERVDVVVASVHSKLRMDSATMTRRMVAAVRNPHTDILGHCTGRLLSGRKRPESGFDADEVFAACAEAGTAVEINSRPERLDPPRRLLKQAVEAGVLFSVDTDAHAPGQLEWQIYGCARAEECGVPAERVVTTWSAERLLAWTGGHRR
- a CDS encoding ATP-binding protein, with the translated sequence MQTPLDAGSRRAQSWWVPRVPQGVPECRRRVQEAMREWGEPGDRIDAAALVMTELVANVVQHTNSRRIRCRLLRSHSGVRICVWNRGRGRIPSPTPPGDLVTAPCGCPGPEELPEDGRGLLLVDALAARWGTNAGVAGRLVWADI
- a CDS encoding ABC transporter ATP-binding protein, which gives rise to MSMEMTAWSSLHSAMTAQQDRRPFSRATLRRIAAFARPHRRRIYRFLALSVLTALLAVATPVLAGSVVDAIIQGKDTGVVTRLAALIAVIAVAEAALGLLTRWLSAGLGEGLILDLRTAVFDHVQRMPIAFFTRTRTGALVSRLNNDVIGAQRAFSNTLSGVVSNLVTLLLTLAVMLSISWQITLLALVLLPVFVVPARRMGSRMAGLQREAAHHNAAMGTQMTERFSAPGATLVKLFGRPADESAAFAERAGRVRDIGVRTAMAQSTFITALTLVSALALALVYGLGGYYALRGSLDPGAIVALALLLTRLYAPLTALAGARVEVMSALVSFERVFEILDLKPLIDEKPDARRVPDGPVSVEFDGVSFGYPSADKVSLASLEDVATLDSREGTEVLHDVSFRAEPGRMVALVGSSGAGKSTIAQLLPRLYDTDAGAVRLNGVDVRDLTADSIRETLGMVTQDGHLFHESVRANLLLARPDATEDDIWDALRRSRLDGLVASLPEGLDTVVGERGYRLSGGERQRLTIARLLLARQRVVILDEATAHLDSTSEAAVQEALAEALEGRTAVVIAHRLSTVRAADLILVVEEGRIAERGTHTELLAAGGRYEQLYRTQFERPEAEEQARPEAEEQAQHVG
- a CDS encoding peptidylprolyl isomerase translates to MTIKTYFDITIDGKPAGRIVFNLFDDIAPKTVENFRALCTGEQGFGYAGSPFHRVIPDFMLQGGDFTRQNGTGGKSIYGEKFADENFTLKHTKPGLLSMANAGPNSNGSQFFITTVVTPWLDGKHVVFGEVADDASMELVRKIESYGSRSGDTKAAIAVSESGQL
- a CDS encoding ribonuclease H family protein, whose product is MDESIIAACDGASKGNPGPAAWAWVVADAQGRPERWEAGPLGTATNNVAELTALAELLESTDPAVPAEVRMDSQYAMNAVTKWLPGWKRNGWKTSGGKPVANQELVTRIDALLSGRSVTFRYVPAHQVDGDPLNAVADQAASVAAVTQQAAGTAHGTAGLPVPAPARSTKVRTDGGKAAGSRAAGEKGAARTGTIRAKFAGRCHCGKPYAAKDIIAKNPNGWGHPECRTAPAQNGAAVAR
- a CDS encoding helix-turn-helix domain-containing protein, coding for MRPRSGPTVEHRILAVRLRLLRERAGVSLAAAAQALQAHPATVRRIERAETGLDARQVRVLLDRYGVPAADAEPIIAGLGAASLPGWWHQWRDAMEPWQQEVIGMESSAGLVRTWHPGLVPELLRTPAYAAALDRVLHPDGDPARRERRVELLRERQRRLSSRGARLWALIPAAALHTRVGDQRVMDEQREALAEAVHSPHVTVQVVPLDHPPHPLTGVPPLHLLRVSAPEIGDRAILETPGVRVDIVDDPDAVMNHSMRIDAACAAAPRPGTPFPVL
- a CDS encoding DUF6629 family protein; its protein translation is MCWSATADLVAGAGIVTIGVTTVALSRRVRDLPLAALPLLLGAHQIVESEVWRSGGGAGAATVVWAVVALPLLALWVPAGVLCAAPAGARARLAVPLTAGVLTAALLSYSLATRPVTAEVRGHTLGYALDLPHSTLLLTGYLLATVGSLLLSADRWLQVLGLLVAVGAAVCAALWRLEFISTWCAFAAVCSVVLLGWSRRGPPETSAPAGSAPAG